In Zea mays cultivar B73 chromosome 7, Zm-B73-REFERENCE-NAM-5.0, whole genome shotgun sequence, the following proteins share a genomic window:
- the LOC118472932 gene encoding CCR4-NOT transcription complex subunit 10, with protein sequence MEPPAAKEAPSPPLQPAAEEDAMLSATAVMAKEASVAFQGRRYADCAEVLTRLLDMKEGDPKVHHNMAITKAFLDGCPDSNRLLKILCDAKRRSEELACATREQADSANGVGNSAPSGSRGSGVALPFSATHNVSTYGDEFDTTIITFNMAVILYHLHDYESALSVLDPLYRNIEPMDETTALHVCFLLLDITLALQDATKAADIIQYMERAFGVANITSPNENPSIAQQQLAQPKPPVKISVPPDSELNAYAGGYENLSAGILPDDQIEFESLYSSFDGHQNLGRRIFNDFSRASADLAATAADLKVRLQIYKVRLLLLTRNLKVAKRELKVLMNMARGRDSSTELLLKSQLEYARGNYRKAVKLLSTPHNRAEPAMLAIFYNNLGCILHRQRSYHTSIWCFSKALKYTLSLRSEKPMKLSTLSQDKSCLISYNCGVQHLMCGKPLLAASCFREAMPLFYKRPLFWLRFSECSLLALEKGLLCAKGASSCNDEIEVIVVGSGQWRQLIVNHVSLRSNLGCAGVTSGEHKKLVSLGFARQCLLNALLLLNATEQENWVTTSNAEDYIQGTLQGYKNSGQKNTTSTDSKTPSAPTLANVNGEQKGTSLNATLQSSLAFYNEICRKENLKMRQAILGNLAFVELCLENPLKALSYAKSVMQVKDCSRMYIFLSHVYAAEALCTLNRPTDAAEKLSVYIRDGNDIELPYNMENSEKALVEKDSDSEDLAAATVTKVATEESEYSEGLRPEEARGVLYINLAMTAAVQGKVEQANYMVSRGLAMLPNNPRAVLASVYIDLLQGKSQEAVVKLRHCRNVRFRPGSIAASS encoded by the exons ATGGCGAAGGAAGCCTCTGTAGCGTTCCAGGGACGTCGCTACGCCGACTGCGCAGAAGTGCTCACGAGGCTGCTGGACATGAAAGAGGGCGATCCCAAG GTCCACCATAACATGGCCATCACCAAAGCCTTCTTGGATGGTTGTCCTGATTCAAACAGGCTGCTTAAAATTCTTTGTGATGCTAAG AGAAGAAGTGAAGAGCTTGCATGTGCAACTAGAGAACAAGCTGATTCTGCAAATGGGGTAGGAAATAGTGCTCCTTCAGGATCAAGAGGGAGTGGCGTTGCACTACCTTTTTCTGCTACACATAATGTGTCGACTTATGGGGATGAGTTTGACACGACCATAATTACATTCAACATG GCTGTCATCCTGTATCATCTTCATGACTATGAATCTGCACTATCTGTTTTGGACCCATTGTACCGAAACATTGAACCAATGGATGAG ACAACTGCTCTTCATGTATGCTTTTTATTATTGGATATCACATTAGCTTTGCAAGATGCAACAAAGGCTGCG GACATAATACAGTACATGGAAAGGGCATTTGGAGTAGCTAACATAACGAGCCCGAATGAAAATCCAAGCATAGCTCAGCAGCAATTAGCTCAACCGAAGCCTCCTGTGAAAATTAGCGTGCCTCCAGATTCTGAATTAAATGCTTATGCTGGTGGATATGAGAACCTTTCGGCTGGAATTTTACCAGATGATCAAATAGAATTTGAATCTCTATACTCTAGTTTTGATGGACATCAGAATTTGGGCAGGCGTATCTTTAATGATTTCTCAAGGGCATCTGCTGAtcttgctgctactgctgctgattTGAAAGTTAGACTTCAGATTTACAAGGTTCGCCTTCTACTGCTCACTAGGAACCTTAAGGTTGCGAAGCGAGAACTCAAAGTACTAATGAACATGGCACGTGGTAGGGATTCATCTACAGAGCTTCTCTTGAAATCTCAGCTGGAGTATGCCCGGGGGAATTATAGGAAAGCTGTGAAGCTATTGAGCACACCACATAATCGGGCTGAACCAGCAATGCTAGCCATTTTCTACAACAACCTGGGCTGTATACTCCACCGACAGAGATCGTATCACACCTCTATATGGTGCTTTAGCAAAGCGCTGAAATACACTTTATCACTTCGTTCAGAGAAACCAATGAAGCTGTCTACATTATCACAAGACAAGTCTTGCCTTATTTCATACAACTGTGGTGTCCAACATTTGATGTGTGGGAAGCCTTTGTTAGCAGCTTCTTGTTTTCGTGAAGCTATGCCGCTCTTCTACAAGCGACCTCTTTTCTGGCTTCGTTTTTCTGAGTGTAGTCTGCTAGCTCTAGAAAAGGGTCTCCTGTGTGCAAAAGGTGCTTCTTCATGCAACGATGAGATTGAAGTCATTGTTGTGGGGTCAGGACAATGGAGGCAGTTGATTGTCAACCATGTGAGCTTGAGAAGTAATTTAGGTTGTGCAGGTGTGACTTCAGGTGAACATAAAAAGTTGGTTTCACTTGGATTTGCTAGACAGTGTCTACTCAATGCGCTGCTACTATTGAATGCTACTGAACAGGAAAATTGGGTAACCACATCTAATGCAGAGGATTACATCCAAGGAACATTACAAGGATATAAAAACTCAGGTCAGAAGAACACTACAAGTACGGATTCTAAAACACCTTCTGCCCCAACTCTAGCTAATGTAAATGGTGAACAAAAGGGAACGAGCTTGAATGCTACCTTGCAGAGTTCTCTTGCTTTCTATAATGAGATCTGTCGAAAAGAGAACCTGAAAATGAGACAGGCCATCCTGGGGAACTTGGCGTTTGTTGAATTGTGTCTTGAGAACCCCTTGAAAGCTTTGTCTTATGCAAAGTCAGTAATGCAGGTTAAAGACTGTTCCAGGATGTATATATTCCTCAGCCATGTATACGCAGCTGAAGCTTTGTGTACTTTGAACAGACCAACGGATGCTGCTGAGAAGCTATCAGTTTATATAAGAGATGGCAATGATATCGAGTTGCCGTATAATATGGAGAACTCTGAAAAGGCCTTGGTTGAGAAAGACAGTGACAGTGAAGACTTGGCTGCTGCTACAGTGACAAAAGTAGCCACAGAAGAATCTGAGTACTCAGAGGGCCTCAGGCCTGAGGAGGCCCGTGGTGTCTTGTATATCAACCTTGCCATGACTGCTGCAGTGCAGGGAAAAGTTGAGCAAGCCAACTACATGGTCAGCCGTGGCCTGGCGATGTTGCCCAACAACCCTCGAGCAGTGCTAGCATCGGTTTACATAGACCTCTTGCAAGGGAAGTCCCAGGAGGCTGTCGTGAAGTTGAGACACTGTAGGAATGTGAGATTTAGACCCGGTAGCATAGCAGCCAGCAGCTGA